Proteins encoded in a region of the Vicia villosa cultivar HV-30 ecotype Madison, WI linkage group LG5, Vvil1.0, whole genome shotgun sequence genome:
- the LOC131602811 gene encoding crossover junction endonuclease EME1B-like isoform X2, with product MDPIILSDGDDPTTPFSLRSKKRRTEQPNPNPTVFLIDDDPTPQKQRVPSSTPSIVPDTPFSPLFDSEIAIVKCTRPSDSAPTNLSGISQMICLESDDELENSRIGNRNENRVREFSSREEIAGNPTWTYHSTGYGSSPDRHVSCEDVTRAENSGDIPSNPTSSQVEENPNEKNMSMEQEENPNEKSISMEQEENPNERNMSMEQEENVDNMKNSKVSAKSRNKATGKTKMTKEERSRLMEEKKLLKEQEKLRKAAMKAEAAELKKIEKEKQKWEKGKFAMKYIVAEIDAKVVESGSIGGHLLTRFAEKGLTYHITSNPISGSILWSMKVPESISQLSTERIEIPYVLLVYEADKFCNLTVNDSLFDQLNSIRNHYPAYTVCYLTNRLLSYINKREQEKYKNPENNTCWRRPPVEEVLAKLTTNFAKIHSRLCVDEAELAEHVVGLTCSLASCQFRKKLTRLSVNANGSLVSKDSVDRNLIKKSTWLKALVAIPKVQPRFAIAIWKKYPTMKSLLSVYMDPTKSEHEKEFLLKDLMTEGLIGGDRRLGEVCSKRVYRILMAQKGTIRTDDVENGADFFER from the exons ATGGACCCGATCATCCTCTCCGACGGAGATGATCCCACAACACCGTTCTCTCTCCGTTCTAAGAAGCGCCGAACCGAACAACCCAACCCAAACCCTACCGTTTTCCTCATCGACGATGACCCCACTCCGCAGAAGCAGCGCGTTCCTTCCTCTACACCTTCTATCGTTCCCGATACTCCATTCTCCCCTTTATTCGATTCCGAAATTGCAATCGTCAAATGCACCAGACCTTCTGATTCTGCTCCTACGAATTTATCAG GAATCAGTCAAATGATATGTTTAGAATCAGATGATGAGCTGGAAAATTCTCGAATTGGGAATCGGAATGAGAATAGAGTAAGGGAATTTTCTTCTCGTGAAGAAATTGCTGGAAATCCAACATGGACTTACCATTCAACTGGTTATGGAAGTTCTCCTG ACAGACATGTTTCGTGTGAAGATGTTACTCGAGCTGAAAATTCTGGGGACATTCCTTCAAATCCAACCTCCTCACAAGTG GAAGAGAATCCTAATGAGAAAAATATGAGCATGGAACAGGAAGAGAATCCTAATGAGAAAAGTATAAGCATGGAACAGGAAGAGAATCCTAATGAGAGAAATATGAGCATGGAGCAGGAAGAGAACGTTGACAATATGAAAAATTCCAAAGTCTCTGCAAAGAGCAGAAACAAGGCAACTGGAAAAACAAAGAtgacaaaagaagaaagaagtcGTTTGATGGAAGAAAAGAAACTACTGAAGGAA CAAGAGAAGTTAAGAAAAGCAGCTATGAAGGCTGAAGCTGCAGAACTgaaaaaaattgagaaagaaaAGCAAAAGTGGGAAAAAGGGAAGTTTGCAATGAAATATATTGTGGCAGAAATAGATGCAAAGGTAGTTGAATCAGGTTCAATCGGAG GCCATTTGCTTACTAGGTTTGCTGAAAAAGGGCTTACATATCATATTACGTCAAATCCGATATCAGGGTCCATCTTATGGTCTATGAAAGTTCCAGAAAGTATTTCACAG CTTTCCACCGAGCGAATTGAGATTCCATATGTCTTACTAGTTTATGAGGCCGACAAATTTTGTAACCTCACCGTgaatgattctctttttgatcaACTCAATAGCATTCGAAATCATTATCCAGCTTATACTGTTTGTTACCTCACAAACAGGTTACTTTCTTACATTAACAAAAG GGAGCAGGAAAAATACAAGAACCCAGAAAACAATACTTGTTGGAGACGTCCCCCTGTTGAGGAG GTACTAGCAAAATTAACAACTAATTTCGCCAAAATACATTCCAGACTGTGTGTAGATGAAGCTGAACTAGCTGAACATGTTGTTGGTTTGACATGCAGTCTGGCGTCTTGTCAGTTTAG AAAGAAATTAACTAGGTTATCTGTAAATGCAAATGGATCTCTTGTTTCAAAGGACAGCGTTGACCGGAACTTAATAAAGAAATCCACATG GTTAAAAGCTTTGGTTGCTATCCCCAAGGTACAACCGCGATTCGCAATTGCTATTTGGAAAAAATACCCAACCATGAAGTCTCTGTTAAGTGTTTATATGGATCCAACTAAATCG GAGCATGAGAAGGAATTTTTACTCAAAGACTTAATGACAGAAGGTTTGATTGGTGGTGACAGAAGGTTAGGTGAGGTTTGCTCAAAGCGAGTGTACAGAATTCTAATGGCCCAAAAGGGAACCATCAGAACAGATGATGTTGAGAATGGTGCTGATTTCTTTGAGCGTTAG
- the LOC131607585 gene encoding uncharacterized protein LOC131607585: MAIASNKSLLLIAFLLLFFISTTTQARNLREIKEGGEKSLSSEFKPNHEETQTQAKNDDLLDTMDYTPASKNPPIHN, encoded by the exons ATGGCTATTGCTTCAAACAAAAGTCTTCTTCTTATTGCATTTTTGTTGCTTTTCTTCATCTCAACCACAACTCAAG CTAGAAACTTGAGAGAgatcaaagaaggaggtgaaaagAGTCTAAGTAGTGAGTTTAAGCCAAACCATGAAGAGACACAAACACAAGCGAAaaatgatgatttgttggatacaATGGACTACACACCTGCATCAAAGAATCCACCAATCCATAATTAA
- the LOC131602811 gene encoding crossover junction endonuclease EME1B-like isoform X3 has translation MDPIILSDGDDPTTPFSLRSKKRRTEQPNPNPTVFLIDDDPTPQKQRVPSSTPSIVPDTPFSPLFDSEIAIVKCTRPSDSAPTNLSGISQMICLESDDELENSRIGNRNENRVREFSSREEIAGNPTWTYHSTGYGSSPDRHVSCEDVTRAENSGDIPSNPTSSQVEENPNEKSISMEQEENPNERNMSMEQEENVDNMKNSKVSAKSRNKATGKTKMTKEERSRLMEEKKLLKEQEKLRKAAMKAEAAELKKIEKEKQKWEKGKFAMKYIVAEIDAKVVESGSIGGHLLTRFAEKGLTYHITSNPISGSILWSMKVPESISQLSTERIEIPYVLLVYEADKFCNLTVNDSLFDQLNSIRNHYPAYTVCYLTNRLLSYINKREQEKYKNPENNTCWRRPPVEEVLAKLTTNFAKIHSRLCVDEAELAEHVVGLTCSLASCQFRKKLTRLSVNANGSLVSKDSVDRNLIKKSTWLKALVAIPKVQPRFAIAIWKKYPTMKSLLSVYMDPTKSEHEKEFLLKDLMTEGLIGGDRRLGEVCSKRVYRILMAQKGTIRTDDVENGADFFER, from the exons ATGGACCCGATCATCCTCTCCGACGGAGATGATCCCACAACACCGTTCTCTCTCCGTTCTAAGAAGCGCCGAACCGAACAACCCAACCCAAACCCTACCGTTTTCCTCATCGACGATGACCCCACTCCGCAGAAGCAGCGCGTTCCTTCCTCTACACCTTCTATCGTTCCCGATACTCCATTCTCCCCTTTATTCGATTCCGAAATTGCAATCGTCAAATGCACCAGACCTTCTGATTCTGCTCCTACGAATTTATCAG GAATCAGTCAAATGATATGTTTAGAATCAGATGATGAGCTGGAAAATTCTCGAATTGGGAATCGGAATGAGAATAGAGTAAGGGAATTTTCTTCTCGTGAAGAAATTGCTGGAAATCCAACATGGACTTACCATTCAACTGGTTATGGAAGTTCTCCTG ACAGACATGTTTCGTGTGAAGATGTTACTCGAGCTGAAAATTCTGGGGACATTCCTTCAAATCCAACCTCCTCACAAGTG GAAGAGAATCCTAATGAGAAAAGTATAAGCATGGAACAGGAAGAGAATCCTAATGAGAGAAATATGAGCATGGAGCAGGAAGAGAACGTTGACAATATGAAAAATTCCAAAGTCTCTGCAAAGAGCAGAAACAAGGCAACTGGAAAAACAAAGAtgacaaaagaagaaagaagtcGTTTGATGGAAGAAAAGAAACTACTGAAGGAA CAAGAGAAGTTAAGAAAAGCAGCTATGAAGGCTGAAGCTGCAGAACTgaaaaaaattgagaaagaaaAGCAAAAGTGGGAAAAAGGGAAGTTTGCAATGAAATATATTGTGGCAGAAATAGATGCAAAGGTAGTTGAATCAGGTTCAATCGGAG GCCATTTGCTTACTAGGTTTGCTGAAAAAGGGCTTACATATCATATTACGTCAAATCCGATATCAGGGTCCATCTTATGGTCTATGAAAGTTCCAGAAAGTATTTCACAG CTTTCCACCGAGCGAATTGAGATTCCATATGTCTTACTAGTTTATGAGGCCGACAAATTTTGTAACCTCACCGTgaatgattctctttttgatcaACTCAATAGCATTCGAAATCATTATCCAGCTTATACTGTTTGTTACCTCACAAACAGGTTACTTTCTTACATTAACAAAAG GGAGCAGGAAAAATACAAGAACCCAGAAAACAATACTTGTTGGAGACGTCCCCCTGTTGAGGAG GTACTAGCAAAATTAACAACTAATTTCGCCAAAATACATTCCAGACTGTGTGTAGATGAAGCTGAACTAGCTGAACATGTTGTTGGTTTGACATGCAGTCTGGCGTCTTGTCAGTTTAG AAAGAAATTAACTAGGTTATCTGTAAATGCAAATGGATCTCTTGTTTCAAAGGACAGCGTTGACCGGAACTTAATAAAGAAATCCACATG GTTAAAAGCTTTGGTTGCTATCCCCAAGGTACAACCGCGATTCGCAATTGCTATTTGGAAAAAATACCCAACCATGAAGTCTCTGTTAAGTGTTTATATGGATCCAACTAAATCG GAGCATGAGAAGGAATTTTTACTCAAAGACTTAATGACAGAAGGTTTGATTGGTGGTGACAGAAGGTTAGGTGAGGTTTGCTCAAAGCGAGTGTACAGAATTCTAATGGCCCAAAAGGGAACCATCAGAACAGATGATGTTGAGAATGGTGCTGATTTCTTTGAGCGTTAG
- the LOC131602811 gene encoding crossover junction endonuclease EME1B-like isoform X1 has protein sequence MDPIILSDGDDPTTPFSLRSKKRRTEQPNPNPTVFLIDDDPTPQKQRVPSSTPSIVPDTPFSPLFDSEIAIVKCTRPSDSAPTNLSGISQMICLESDDELENSRIGNRNENRVREFSSREEIAGNPTWTYHSTGYGSSPDRHVSCEDVTRAENSGDIPSNPTSSQVNNMSLEQEENPNEKNMSMEQEENPNEKSISMEQEENPNERNMSMEQEENVDNMKNSKVSAKSRNKATGKTKMTKEERSRLMEEKKLLKEQEKLRKAAMKAEAAELKKIEKEKQKWEKGKFAMKYIVAEIDAKVVESGSIGGHLLTRFAEKGLTYHITSNPISGSILWSMKVPESISQLSTERIEIPYVLLVYEADKFCNLTVNDSLFDQLNSIRNHYPAYTVCYLTNRLLSYINKREQEKYKNPENNTCWRRPPVEEVLAKLTTNFAKIHSRLCVDEAELAEHVVGLTCSLASCQFRKKLTRLSVNANGSLVSKDSVDRNLIKKSTWLKALVAIPKVQPRFAIAIWKKYPTMKSLLSVYMDPTKSEHEKEFLLKDLMTEGLIGGDRRLGEVCSKRVYRILMAQKGTIRTDDVENGADFFER, from the exons ATGGACCCGATCATCCTCTCCGACGGAGATGATCCCACAACACCGTTCTCTCTCCGTTCTAAGAAGCGCCGAACCGAACAACCCAACCCAAACCCTACCGTTTTCCTCATCGACGATGACCCCACTCCGCAGAAGCAGCGCGTTCCTTCCTCTACACCTTCTATCGTTCCCGATACTCCATTCTCCCCTTTATTCGATTCCGAAATTGCAATCGTCAAATGCACCAGACCTTCTGATTCTGCTCCTACGAATTTATCAG GAATCAGTCAAATGATATGTTTAGAATCAGATGATGAGCTGGAAAATTCTCGAATTGGGAATCGGAATGAGAATAGAGTAAGGGAATTTTCTTCTCGTGAAGAAATTGCTGGAAATCCAACATGGACTTACCATTCAACTGGTTATGGAAGTTCTCCTG ACAGACATGTTTCGTGTGAAGATGTTACTCGAGCTGAAAATTCTGGGGACATTCCTTCAAATCCAACCTCCTCACAAGTG AATAATATGAGCCTGGAGCAGGAAGAGAATCCTAATGAGAAAAATATGAGCATGGAACAGGAAGAGAATCCTAATGAGAAAAGTATAAGCATGGAACAGGAAGAGAATCCTAATGAGAGAAATATGAGCATGGAGCAGGAAGAGAACGTTGACAATATGAAAAATTCCAAAGTCTCTGCAAAGAGCAGAAACAAGGCAACTGGAAAAACAAAGAtgacaaaagaagaaagaagtcGTTTGATGGAAGAAAAGAAACTACTGAAGGAA CAAGAGAAGTTAAGAAAAGCAGCTATGAAGGCTGAAGCTGCAGAACTgaaaaaaattgagaaagaaaAGCAAAAGTGGGAAAAAGGGAAGTTTGCAATGAAATATATTGTGGCAGAAATAGATGCAAAGGTAGTTGAATCAGGTTCAATCGGAG GCCATTTGCTTACTAGGTTTGCTGAAAAAGGGCTTACATATCATATTACGTCAAATCCGATATCAGGGTCCATCTTATGGTCTATGAAAGTTCCAGAAAGTATTTCACAG CTTTCCACCGAGCGAATTGAGATTCCATATGTCTTACTAGTTTATGAGGCCGACAAATTTTGTAACCTCACCGTgaatgattctctttttgatcaACTCAATAGCATTCGAAATCATTATCCAGCTTATACTGTTTGTTACCTCACAAACAGGTTACTTTCTTACATTAACAAAAG GGAGCAGGAAAAATACAAGAACCCAGAAAACAATACTTGTTGGAGACGTCCCCCTGTTGAGGAG GTACTAGCAAAATTAACAACTAATTTCGCCAAAATACATTCCAGACTGTGTGTAGATGAAGCTGAACTAGCTGAACATGTTGTTGGTTTGACATGCAGTCTGGCGTCTTGTCAGTTTAG AAAGAAATTAACTAGGTTATCTGTAAATGCAAATGGATCTCTTGTTTCAAAGGACAGCGTTGACCGGAACTTAATAAAGAAATCCACATG GTTAAAAGCTTTGGTTGCTATCCCCAAGGTACAACCGCGATTCGCAATTGCTATTTGGAAAAAATACCCAACCATGAAGTCTCTGTTAAGTGTTTATATGGATCCAACTAAATCG GAGCATGAGAAGGAATTTTTACTCAAAGACTTAATGACAGAAGGTTTGATTGGTGGTGACAGAAGGTTAGGTGAGGTTTGCTCAAAGCGAGTGTACAGAATTCTAATGGCCCAAAAGGGAACCATCAGAACAGATGATGTTGAGAATGGTGCTGATTTCTTTGAGCGTTAG